In Bradyrhizobium guangdongense, the sequence CGTCATTATGGGGGCATTTTCCCCGTAATTCACAAGCGGCATATGTTGTTGCGGGGGTGCAACCTGCGCGACCATCGGAGGTGCCAAGTTGGTTCATTGACGCGACCAAAGCGCATCTCAATCTTGCTCCGATAAATAAGTCGCGGGGGATGAAGGTGTTTGATGTCTATCGCAATGGGGCGAGTGACCTGCTCGTTCTAAGTTTAGGCTCGCCGATACCGGCAGCTTACTCCGGAAAAAAGTGGCGCAAGAGCAGACGGAGAATTCTGAAGGTTAGCGATGAGATCAAATCAGCCGTTCAGCGACACGGTTACTACGTTCGCAGCTCGCGGGTCACCAAAGATCGGGTGGTCTAAGCGGAGCGGGAGCCTGCGGCACTCTTCACAACGCCATATCTTCGCAACTCGTGCCCGGCAGCCGTCAAATTGAACCCTACGATTAGACCTAGGCGTCTTAACGTCAGGAGGGCGAGAGGGTCGCACAATTCGATGGAAAGTCCGGCTCTCAATACAGCTATGGTGCGCTGTTCATCGCTATCGAGATCAGCCCATGAGATGTCCACCACATGGCTTTCGCGTTAAACCATTATCTAAGACCCAAATGTGTGTCTGATTTGGCGCAGGATAGCCATGGCGGCATCGCTGTACCGACCGCCTCAAGTATTGATCCAGCTGCCCCGTCCTAATCAGCTCATCGCTAAACAATTGTTCAAAACCCAAATGAGTGCCTGATTTGCCGCAGCATGCCCATCGCGGCATCGGTGTACCGACCGTTAGTTAGATATTGATCCAGCTGCGCTGTGGTAATCATCGCCACAACTGCCACTGCAAAGCCCTTAAACATTGGGCCTCTCCTTCAAAAGACCGCCAACTCGGCGTATTGAAAGATTTAAGCGTTCTCAGAATTTGCTGCCGCCTATGCGACCTAATATGGAAATGGTGGCAGTGATCAGTAACCACTTCCTTAACGGGCCCGATCTCGATGCGCGAACCGGGCTCCGGACATGCACGGTCTCGTCCTGCCAAACTCGGTCCTCACCATCAGGCGTATCATGCGAGCGGGTCGCAAGTGATTTGGGTGTGCTTGGTGACTGCACCGAGGTATCTACCACGCGAGAGTGCCTGCCTTTCAACGCTGGACCTTTTCCAAGGGGTAAGCACCTCCGCAGGCTCCACGAAAGTGGCAGCCGTCCCCGAGCCGTCCACATGGGCCATGATGATGCTCGGCTTCTGCGGCCTTGGCTTCATGGCGTATCGGCGCAAACAGATCGGCAGCGCGCTCGCAGTCACCTGAGCGCCTCCGCATCTGATCGATCACGACAAAGTCGCTCCTGATCGGGGCGGCTTTTTGCTACCATCACTAGATGCTCACCCTTCGCCCGATCGGCCCAGATGACTATTCGGTTCACGAGGAAGGCGACCGATCGGCCGCATCCGCTTCGCTAGCGACCGTGCGCCAGCGCTGTGGCTATGGGCGTCACGGTGACCTTGCCGGGTCCGCCGTTCGACTTAGCCTGTAAGTGCCGAACGGTAGAGCGCAGAAAATAGCTGCTGCTGTTCTTATCTGATTCAAGCTGGCGTTCTGCGTGCGCTTGGCCAACTTGCGGGGAACGTGTTTGATGTCTATGGGCTCGCCGATGCCAGCAGTTTGCTCCGGCAAAAGCTGGCGCAAGGGCAGAAGAAAAATTCGCGGATTGGAGCCTCGGCGTGGCAATGTAAACCACAGCAAAAAACTAAGTAGATTGTGTCACTGGCCTCGCGAATAGTCCGACGATCCCCGCAGACGTGCGAGCTTTTCAGCGTCAATTGCAGCTCGCACTTCTCGTGCCGCTTTTAAGGCCCGCCGCATGAAGGGGTCTTCCGTATCCTTAGTGAAGGTAATGAGGCGGACACACTGCTGGCAGTTGATCTGATGGCCGTCACGCACCCTCTGTGATCGTTCATTGAACAGCCTGGTGCAGAACGGGCATCTGACTTTGACTTTGTCGTCCATCGACGCCGACCTCTACCGATTTGACAAGCTATGATTCTCATCTAGCTGCTGTTTCGATCGAGTAAACCGATCCGCCCACATGCGGTTAATAGCTGTTAGTGATGGCGCACCACTCGTCCGTCCGTCCTTCCCGAACCCTCACGCCGCATCGCTTGGCCCACGTGGCGACTCAGCTTATCGATCCCGCATAAAGCACGCTGCTGCCCCTCCTTCAGCGACACGGAAGCCGCCGCCCGCAAGCCGATCGAGATCGCCAGCGTCATCGAGCTGGTGCAGGGCAGACGGATCTACATCGAGCTTATCAACGCGCCGTTCCTCAAGATGAGAGGCAGCGGCGAGGAATTTCGCGCAGGCATCGCGCTCGCGCTCGAGCGCGGCTGGATCGAGCTGCATGGGTCGGGGACGTTCGTTCGGTTGGTCAACGTGCCGTTCTTCAATATGGGCGGTAGCGGCGAGGATTTCGCGCAGGCATCACGGTCGCCCAAGACGGCGGCTGGCTCGAGCTGCACGAGTCAGGGACGTATCTGCGGCTGATGAAGGCAACTCTTTCGCTTGACCGTGAGAGCTGCAGGTCCCGCCCGCTTTGCCCCGAGAAGCGGACTAAAAGCAGACTGCTCAGAATGGGAGCGATGGGTCAGGTAGCGAAAGTTTAGCTATTCGGTGATTAGTTCCGCGCCATCGGCCGCGCGGGCTACCGATTCAGCGCGACCTCCTTGAATGCAATCACGAGCGCCTTTTCGAGTTTTCCTTGCATGCCCAAGAGAGTGCCGTATGCCTCGGCCCGAGACATCGTCGGCTTATAGTGGCGATGCTCGATCAACGCGGCGAATATGTCGGAGATGGTCAACATTCTAACGATGTCGCTGATGCTGCCGGCGCAGAGCGCGTCCGGATACCCGCTGCCGTCGAGATATTCGTGATGATGCCGGACGGCATCAAGAATTTCAGGTGAGACCCCGGTTTGGGCTTTCATGAATTCGAATCCCGTTACCGGGTGCGTTTCGACAAGTACCCGCTCGTCCGCGTTTAACCGTCCCGGCTTGTCAAGTATCGCTATGGGGATGGCCGCCTTACCGATGTCGTGAAAGATCGCGGCAGAGTACAAGCGCTCGAGATCAGCTGGCTTCAGTCCCAGGCTAAGTCCGAAGTCGATGGCTACGCCGGTAACCAGCAGGCAGTGCTGGTAGGTCCCTTCGTGGTGGCGCCGCACGGTTGCCAGCCACTCGGTAAGCCCTCGCTCCCTGATCCGATCAGCCACCTTTGCGCCCGCTTGTTTCGCGCCGATCACATCCAGCGGCTTGTTCAACGACACCGCAGTGAACATCGATCCGATAGCGTCAACTGCGGCATGGACTGCGATGCCGGGCTGCGCCGCTCCGGCGTCGGCCGACTTAGCTTGATCGTGCAACGCTTCGAATAACCGCGGCGGGCTAATAGTGCTCGGTACAGCGAGTGTGGCTCCAAGTGCATAAGCTTGCGAGATCCCGACGTGAGATGGATGCTCCACGAGGAATATCCGCCGGGGAACCTTGGCTATTCGAGCATTTCTCTTTTTTAGAGCAGCGATGTTATCGATCATCCGCAGATCGGCCCGGACAACCAGCGCGTCGGGTACGTCCGTAAGCTTTGCTTCGAGATCGAGACGTTCACCTGCGACGCGGAATCTTCGGCTGAGCATGCTGCAGAGGTCCGAAAGGCCGACGGCAGTATCGGCCAGAACCTGCACAAACTTTGGAGTAGTGCTCATGAGGTCGGACAATGGATCTCTCACATCCAAAACGATCCCTGTTCCTCAGGTGCTTCGTTCAACCAGATCAGCGCCTCGCGCAATTCCAGGAACAACAATCGCTCTTCCGAGGCGGACGACCCGTCACCGTTGGACAGATAAAGAATAAAGTCCTTGCTCCCATTCCGAAACAGCGCCTCTCTAGCCTCGCAAATTGCTAACGATGAGGCGTCGATAAAGGAAACCGTCCGCGAAAAGAGTAGCTGCATATGATGCAATGCGTTGCTCAAGAAGGGATGTCCCGCTTATGGCGTAGGAGCGGAATTATTCTGTTTTATCGCGACCGCGCGCTTTCTCGTTTTCTCCGTGAGGAAGTGGACACCAACCTGTGCTCCGTTGACCCAAACCAGCTCACACCGTCGAAATGCCAAACCGGTGGAAGACAGAACGAGGAAAAATTCCTGAGCCTTGAGCACGTCGGTGGACCCCTCTACTTCGAGCTTCGCCCCGGTCGCAGAGGCGTCGAGGAGAATGCATCCTCGCCGCCAAGTCCCGTCTGCGCCGACGATGTTGACCAGGTGCTTGTGTTCAAAATGTACGCGGCTGGCCTTTCGGCTGCTCCCCCTCATCGCAATCCCCCAAATTGAAGGCACCAGGTTCAAATGATTGTTTTTCAAAAAGCGTGCGCAGCTCACCGCGCGCAGCGGTGAGGAGCTGATCGATGCGCTCGGACTGAGATATCAGTTGGTTTGCCGTTGTCCTGCTCGACAGTTGCCCGATCAACAATCGAATACTGGCGTTGGCCAGTTCGAGAATGAAGATCGCTCGTCCCAAATCCTCTGCTGAGCTGGGTTCTTGAGTTTCAACGGTCGAGACGAGCGCGCCAACCTGCGTTAGGATGGCGCGTGGATCGAAGCCTGATCGCTTCGACCCAGTGTGGCAGCGGCTAGGCCGGCGGAATTCCAGCACGGTAGACATGTGGTTCAAAATCCGTTTGGGCTTCATTGCCCATCACGCAAATCAACAAACAACAGGCCGCGAGAATATGAGCACAAGCCTCGTCGTTGCCGCCCGTGTGTCACTTGCGGCTTCGCGGACAACAATCAGGTCGCGCGGCGCCCCGTTCAGCCATTTCATCCTTAAGTTGCTAACATAAGTTAAAGAGAAGTTCCATGGAAGGTGTTTAGATACCTTTAGATCCAAGGATTTTGCGGGAGAGGGCGAGGCCGTCGTGCTCGGCACCGTCGGCGTCTCCGATTTCAACGCCCTGCACAGCCGGAAGCACGATCACGAGGTCCAGCTCTATGCCTTCGACGTGCTCGCCATGGACGGCGACGACCTCCGGCCGCTGCCGCTGCACGGATGCGAGACCTTACGCAGAAGTCATCGCCGCGCTCAAGAAGGCCATCGCCGCGCCCTGTCCGACCGAGCGGCTGAGATGGCTGCAGGCCGCGGCGACAACTCTTGCACGCCTAGGGTCTCTACCGAATTAACGAACTCTGATTCCTTTGCACCAACCTGATGCGATGCGGGGGAAGCTCGATGCGTAAGGGACTGTTCTGGCTTAACGACAAGCTGTGGGCTCGGATAGAGCCGCATTTGCCGCCGAACCAGACCGGTCCGGCTCGCGATGACGATCGCCGCATCATCATCGGTATCGTTCACATGGTTCAATGCGGCGCACGTTGGCGCGATTGTCCGCCCGACTATGGTGCCTACACAACGATCTGCAATCGGTTCGATCAATGGGTCAAGCGTGGGCATTGGCAGGCGATCTTCGAAGTGCTTGCCCGCGGCGGCAAGGATGGCGTGACCTTGTCCATCGACGCCACCTCGACCAAGGCGCATCGCTCGGCGAGCGGTGGAAAAGGGGGAGCACAAACAGCGGTCGGCCTCGCGTGGCGGACGGACCACGAAAATCCACGCGCTGAGCGATCCTGATTGCAGGCCTTGCGCATTTCACCTAACTCCGGGACAAGACACCGGCATCGCCGCAGCTGGAACTCGCGCCACCCATGTCGGCCCTCATTGGCGACAAGGGCTATGACGGTGATGGCTTGCGCGCCGAAATCCTCAATCGCGGCGCCAAGCCCGTCATTTCAAACAAATCCAACCGGGTAAGCCTCCACAGCTTCAAAAAGCGCATCTATAAAGGGCGAAATGTCATCGAACGCTGCTTCTGCAGGCTCAAGGACTTCCGGCGCATCGCAACCCCTTACGACAAGCTCGCCAGAAATTTCCTGGCTGCAATTCACCTCGATGGGCGAGCAAATTATCTGGCCCGGGCTAAATTTTCGGCACTCGCGTTCGCGGGCCCGATGGACTTGACGGACGCCATCAGGTTGAATGGGGCAAGCGAGGTTAGGTACGACAATGACGTCGAAATATCTGCTGGTCCTGCTTTTGATCGCCTCGCCGGCTGCGGCGCAGGTGAAGCCTGCTCTCAAAGCCTCGGCGGCGCATCCCGACCCTTGCGCTCCTATCGGGCGCACCGCGGACGGCAAACTGGTCTATTCCATGAAATGCGAGAGCCTGCCGGCACCGCCTCCGCCCCCGGCGCAGGCGGACCTGAAAGAGGCTCCCGCGCCGGCTGCAGAGCCGGAGCCGGAGGTGCGGCGGAGCGGCCTGTTCGGCTGGTCTTACGACCGCAGGTGAAGGGGTGAGCGCCACTTGCGCAAAGCCCGCTGGAGTGCTCTTTCCTTGAAGTCTCCATGGGCCATGGTCCCGGAGCCAGAGACATGAGATGAGCAAACTCGTTATCCGTGCTGGTGATTTCACCTTCGATGCCCGTTTCGAAGAGCAGGCGGCGCCCAAGACCGTTGAGGCGTTTCGCAAGGCGCTGCCATTCGAGAGCCACATCATCCATGTGCGCTGGAGCGGTGAAGCCGTCTGGATGCCGCTTGGCGATCTCGACTTCGGCGTCGGATACGAGAATCACACCAGCTATCCTGCGCCGGGACAGATCATTCTTTATCCCGGCGGCATCAGCGAGACCGAGATCCTGATAGCCTATGGCGGTGTCCGCTTCGCAAGCAAGGTAGGCCAGCTCGCCGGCAATCACTTCATCACGCTAACCTCGGGTCTTGAGAACCTGGCAACGTTGGGCAAGAGCGTGCTGTGGAATGGCGCGCTGCCGATCCGCTTTGAGGAAGTCTGAGTGAGCGATATCAACTACCCCCGTGATCTCCGCGGTTACGGCCGCAACCCGCCGCACCCACAATGGCCCGGCAACGCTAGGGTCGCGGTGCAGTTCGTCGTCAATTTCGAGGAAGGCGGCGAGAACAACATCTTGCATGGCGACCGGGCCTCGGAAGCGTTCCTCTCCGACGTGCTCGGCGCACAACCCTGGCCCGGCCAGCGTCACGCCAATATCGAATCCATGTTCGAATATGGCTCGCGCGCCGGCTTCTGGCGGCTGTGGCGGGTGTTTGGCGAGCGGAAGTGGCCGACCACCGTGTTCGGCGTCGCTACTGCACTCAAGCGCAATCCGGAAATCGTCGCGGCCATGAAGGAGTCCGACTGGGACATCGCGAGCCACAGCCTGAAGTGGATCGAGCACAAGGACATGACGGAAGCGCAGGAGCGCGCCGAGATTGTCGAGGCGATCCGCGTCCATACCGAGGCCACCGGTGCGCGGCCGCTCGGCTGGTACACCGGCCGCTCCTCCATCAATACCAACCGTCTGCTGATGGAGGAGGGAGGCTTCCTTTATCTGAGCGACTCCTATGCCGACGATCTGCCTTATTGGGTGAATGGCGCGAACGGCAAGCAGCTCATCATCCCCTATACGCTTGACGCCAACGACATGCGGTTCATCAATCCGCAGGGCTTTTCCGAAGGCGAGCAGTTCTTCACCTATCTCAAGGACGCCTTCGACGTGCTCTATGCGGAAGGGCAAACGGCACCGAAAATGATGTCGGTGGGCCTGCACTGCCGTCTCGCCGGCCGGCCCGGCCGTGCCGCGGGACTGATCCGCTTCCTCGACTATATCGGCAAGCACGAGCGCGTCTGGGTGCCGACGCGGCTACAGATCGCGCAGCATTGGCACGACAAGCACGCGCATCTTGCCTCTGACGCGTTCGAGATCAGGTGAGGTAATGGCGCAGATTCCGCTCGCCGATCTCAATGCTGCAAGCAAGGCCGATTTCGTTGCGGCACTCGCCAATGTCGTCGAATATTCGCCGTGGATCGCCGAGCAGCTCGCCGGCAAGCGGCCGTTCGCCGGCATCAATCAGCTGCATGCCGCGTTGATGGCGGCGATCCAGGCCGCCGAACCCGACGTGCAGTTGGCGCTAATCCGCGCGCATCCCGATCTCGCCGACAAGACCCAGCGCGCGGCGGGACTGACGGCGGAATCGACCGGCGAGCAGAACAGCGCCGGCCTCGACCGGCTCTCGGCGGCCGAATACGCAGCGTTCGAACGCGTCAACAACGCCTATCGCGAAAAGTTCGGCTTCCCCTACATCGTCTGCGTGCGGCGTTACACCAGGGACTCGATCCTGCGCGACTTCGAGACGCGCCTGCGCAATATTGCCAAGACCGAGACGCGCCGCGCGATCGAGGAGATCGGCCGCATCTCGGCGCTGCGGCTCGATCAGCTGGTTGTTGCCGACGACAAACTGAAAGTGCACGGCCATCTGTCGACCCATGTGTTGGACAATCATGCGGGCAAGCCGGCATCCGGAATCGCGGTGGAGCTGCTTGAGCTCGCCGCGCTCGGCGAGAGCCGCGTGATCGCACGTGGCGTCACCAACGCCGATGGCCGCACCGACCCGCCGCTGATCGGCGGTCGCCCGTTGCCGATCGGTCGCTACGAGCTGCGCTTCGGCATCGCCAAATACTACGCCGAGCGCAACGTACAGCTTGCGGATCCGCCGTTCCTGGACGAGATCCCGCTGCGCTTCGCGATCAGCGAACCGGAGGGCCACTACCACGTGCCGTTGCTGGTCACGCCGTGGAGTTACTCGACTTATCGCGGCAGCTAGCCGCCGAACTTGTCGAGCAGCGCCGGAAACAGCCGATCCGGCTTGAAAGGCGGCGCCGTGAAGCGGATGCCGGTGGCATCCGCAATCGCGTTGCCCAGCGCGGCGGCGACCGGATTGTACGGGCTCTCGCTCATCGACTTTGCGCCGAGTGGTCCGATAGTATCAGACGTCTCGGCGAAGAACACTTCGGTGCGCGGCACATCCGCGAAGGACGGCAGATGGTAGTCGCGGAATTTGGGATTGGTGACGCGCCCCTCCGCGTTGATCACCACCTCCTCGTAGAGCGCCGCCCCCAGCGCTTGCGCGACGCCGCCCTCGACCTGGCCGCGGCACTGCATGGGATTGGCGACGACACCGGCATCGGCAGCCTGCACGCTCCGGAGAACCCTGAGCTCGCCGGTGCCCTTGTTCACGGCGACGCGAAAGCCCTGTACGTTAAAGCCGACCGAGCGCGGCGTGCCCTCGGAACTGCCGTGGCCTGCCATAGGACGACCGCCTTCGCGCGCGAGCTTGGCGAGCTCGACAAAGGACATCCGCCGCACGCCGCTGACGACGAACTCGTCCTCAAGCGTGCAAGTCGCGATATCGCAAAGCCACGCGCCTGCGGCAGCCACCTTCAACTCAGTCGCGAGCTGAATAGCGGCAGCCTGCGTCGCCTTGCCTGCGACGAATGTGCCGGTGCTGCCATAGGCGCCGGTGTCGTGGCCGCCATGGGCGGTATCGGACTGGCGCAGGCGGATCCTGCCGACGGTGGTTGCGAGGATGGTCGCGGCGATCTGCCGGTGCACGGTGCTGGTGCCGTTGCCGAACTCGGCGGTGCCGACGGTGAGCTCGAAGCCGCCGTCGTCGTTGAGTGTGATCATGGCGTCCGCGATGTGGCCGGCGGGCGGCACCGTGTCGATCATGGTCAGCGCGATGCCGTCGCCGGTCAGCCAGTCCGGCGACAGGTCAGGTGGCTGCTCCGCCTGCATCGCGCGCTCGACGAGGTCGATGCACTGGTCGAGCCCGTAGGAGCCGTACAGCACGTCGTGATATTCGGACTCGGGCGGCGACAGCATGGGATCGCCTTCCCTGATGATGTTGCGGCGGCGCATATCGTAGGGACTGATACCGAGCTGCCTGGCCAGCTCGTCGATCGCAGCTTCCACCGCAATGACGGCCTGCGGCAGGCCATAACCACGAAACGCGCCTGCGGGCACCGTGTTGGTGTAGACGACGAATCCGTCGAGCCGCTTGTTGGGGCAGTTGTAGACGGCGATGGATTCGGACACCGCATGGAACATCACGGAGGGGCCGTGATTGCCATAGGCGCCGGTGTTGGAGAGCACGTCGAGCTGGAGCGCGGTGAGCTTGCCCTCCGCATCGGCGCCGGCCTTGATCCGAACCCGCATCGGATGCCGCGTCGAGGTCGCGATGAACTGCTCCTCGCGCGTGAGCTCGAGCTTGACGGGCCGCCCGGTCTTGAGCGCGGCCAGCGCCAGGATATCCTCGACAAACATCTCCTGCTTGCCGCCGAAGCCGCCGCCGACCCGCTCACAGAACACGCGGACCTTGTCGATGGGAAGTCCAAAGATGCCCGAGAGCGCACGCCGGGCCAGGAACGGCACCTGCGTTGACGTGCGGACATTGAGCACGCCTGTCGCGTCGAGCCAGGCAATGCCGCCATGGGTCTCCAGCGCGGCGTGTTGCACGCGGTGGCTGTGGAAGGTGCCCTCGTAAGTGACGGCGGACGTGGCGAGGGCGGCGGCGACGTCGCCAAACTCGCCATGGATCTCTGCGACGAGATTGCGCTGCGCGTCGGCGACGCGGTTCGCGCTGGTGCGATCAGGATGAACGCGCGGTGCTCCCGGCGCCATCGCGAATTCAGGATCAATCAACGCTGGCAAAATCTCGTACTCGACCTTCAGCCGCCGGCATGCCTCCTCGGCCGCGGCTTCGCTCTCGGCGACCACGGCGGCAACCTTCTGGCCGATGAAGCGGACCACGTCGTCGAGGACACGTGTGTCCTCGGGGTCCATCCAGTCCTTCTCGTGCCGCGCCGTCGAGAACAGAACCGCAGGCGCATCCTCATGTGTCAGGATCGCGTGCACGCCGGGCACAGTCATCGCCGCCGATCTGTCGATCGCGATAATCCTGGCATGCGCGTGCGGTGAGCGCAGCAGTTTGATGTGGAGCATGCCGTCAATTTGCGTGTCGAGCGTGTAGCGCGCTCTGCCGCGGACAACATCCGGGCCTGCAGGTGCCGGCAGGCTGCGACCGAACGCGGCGCCGGCTTCGACGCGCTCCTCAACATTGCTCCTGCCGTGGATCGCATCCTCGATCGAGCGATAGCCGGTGCAGCGGCAAATATTGCCCTTCAAGGCGGCGCCGAGATCGGTGCGCTGGGCCTGATTCAGCGAGGCGCAGGTCAGGATCATGCCGGCAGTGCAGAAGCCGCACTGGAACGCTTGCGCGTCAAGAAAGGCTTGCTGCATCGGGTGCGCGCCGTGATCGCTGCCGAGACCCTCGATCGTGGTGATGGTGCGTCCCTCGGCGCGAAACGCGGGAATCAGGCAGCTATGCACGGGCTCGCCGTCGAGCAGCACGGTACAGGCGCCGCAATCGCCGGCGTCGCAGCCCTTCTTCACGCCAAAATGGCCAAGCTCGCGCAGGAACGTGCGCAGGCATTGGCCCGCGCGCGGCGCATGCGGGAACATCGTGCCGTTGATTTCAAAGCTCATGGCGGGGTTGTCCCTAGGAGCTCGGCGCGGATTTCCTCTGCAAGCCGCAGCGTCATGTGCTTGCGCCAGAGCGGCTTGCCATGAATGTCGGTGTGATAGAGATCGTCGGTAATCTCCTCGACGACAGCGGCCCGAAGCGCGTCGGCGTCAGGCTGCTTTGCAAACGATATCTGGATCGGGCGTATGGTCGAGGCAGTTACCGTCAGCTTCAACGTTCCCTTGCTGTCGAGGCTTCCGATCAAAAGGGCCGCGGAGCGGCCGACCGGCGCAAGCGAGATCTGGCGAAACGCGCAGCGGCGTTTCAGTGCCGAAAGCGGTATATCGATCTGCCGCAGCAGGTCGCCAGGCGACAGGCGGTTGCGCTGATTGCCGGTGACGAATTCGGCGACGGGAACCCTCTGTTCGCCGCCGTCCGCTTTCCAGATGGTGCAGACGCCCTCGAGCGCTGATGTCAGCGAGATCATCGGTCCCGCCGGCAGCGACATGCAGAGATTGCCGCCCACCGTCGCCGTCTTCCAGATCTTGAAGGAGGCGAGGAAGGCGCGGCAGCACCGGCTGATCAGCGGCGCTGCGAGCCAATCAGGCGGGCAGGCGAGCGCATCGAGTTGCGAAATCGTGCAGGTGGCTGCAATGCTGAGGTGGCTGTCCGTAGCGACCAGCGCCGGCCATTTCAGGTCGGTGAGATCGATCAGTCGCGTAAGGTGGGCTTGCGGTTCCGAGAACAGCCACGTGCCGCCCGCGAGCCAAGCATCACCTGGCGTCCAAACGGGCAGTTCGGAGCGCGTTTGCGGATGGGAAACCGCTGTGATGGTATTCAAGTCCATGGCTGCGATAGGGCCTGCACCCGGTGAATTGACTCGAGGTAAAGTCTTGCAAGACCAGCGCCAAGTGGCAACAACAAGTCGCGGTCATCACGCTCTCGGGCTGGCCCTTGCCTTGCAAGCCTGCTGTCAGCGGATGTGGGGAGAAGCAGGCGCATGAGCGATGCGAAGCCGATCTGGATCAAGGATCCCCTTGCGATCCTCGCCGATGGTGCGGGGCGCGGGATCGTCGTGAGGCATGGTCGCATCATCGAACTCGTGCCCAAAGGCGGGACGCCTGTGACCACTGACGTTGCGGTGTTCGATGCGAGCGCGGACGTCGTGCTGCCGGGCCTCATCAACACCCATCATCACTTTTACCAGACGCTGACGCGGGCGCTGCCGGCGGCGATGGACCGCGAGCTGTTTCCTTGGCTCCAGGCGCTCTATCCGGTGTGGGCAAGGATGACACCTGAGGCGCTCGAACTTGGGGTGACCGTGGCGATGTCGGAGCTGCTGCTCTCGGGTTGCACGACCACGACGGATCATCACTACGTCTTCCCGGCAGGACTCGAAGAGTCCGTTGACATCGAGGTCGGCGTCGCAAAGCGCCTCGGCATGCGCGTGCTGCTGACGCGCGGTTCGATGAACCTGTCGCAGCGCGATGGTGGCCTGCCTCCTGACAGCGTCGTGCAGGACGAGGACACCATCCTCGCCGACAGCACGCGCGTGGTGGCCAAGCATCACCAGCGCGGGTCGGATGCCATGGTGCAGATTGCGCTTGCACCTTGCTCCCCGTTCTCGGTGACGACGTCGCTGATGCGCGCCACCGCCGATCTCGCCGACAAGCTCGACGTGCGCCTGCACACCCATCTCGCCGAGACCGAGGACGAGAACAAATTCTGCGAGCAAATGTACGGATGCCGCCCGCTCGACTATCTCGAGCAGTGCGGCTGGCTCAATCCGCGGACCTGGCTCGCCCATGGCATCTTCTTCAATGCCGACGAGATGAAGCGGCTCGGCAAGGCCGGGACGACGATCAGCCATTGCGCGTGCAGCAACCAGCTGCTGGCCTCCGGCTGCTGCCCGGTCTGCGAGATGGAGGAAGCTGGCGTCGGTATCGGCATCGGTGTCGACGGCTCGGCCTCGAACGACGGGTCGAACCTGATGCAGGAAGTGCGGGCGGCGTTCCTGCTGCAGCGGGCGCGCTATGGCGTCAGCAAGGTCAGCCACAAGGATGCGCTGCGCTGGGCTACCCGGGGCTCGGCGGCTTGTGTCGGCCGTCCGGAGCTCGGTGAGATCGCGGTCGGCAAGGCCGCCGACCTCGCGCTGTTCAAGCTCGATGAGCTGCGCTTCTCCGGCCATGGCGATCCCCTGGCCGCACTGGTGCTTTGCGGCGCGCATCGGGCCGACCGGGTGATGGTGGCGGGGAACTGGACCGTGATCGACGGCGCGATCCCGGGACTGGACGTTCCGGAGCTGATCCGCCGGCACAGCGCCGTGGCGCGGGCGATGCAGGTGGGGTAGGTAATGAGAAGGAGGGGGCGACCACAAGTGCCGGGTGCTTCTGGCCACCCCCTCCAAACCTCCTCCGGGAGGAGCAGGTGATCTAGG encodes:
- a CDS encoding HD-GYP domain-containing protein, encoding MSTTPKFVQVLADTAVGLSDLCSMLSRRFRVAGERLDLEAKLTDVPDALVVRADLRMIDNIAALKKRNARIAKVPRRIFLVEHPSHVGISQAYALGATLAVPSTISPPRLFEALHDQAKSADAGAAQPGIAVHAAVDAIGSMFTAVSLNKPLDVIGAKQAGAKVADRIRERGLTEWLATVRRHHEGTYQHCLLVTGVAIDFGLSLGLKPADLERLYSAAIFHDIGKAAIPIAILDKPGRLNADERVLVETHPVTGFEFMKAQTGVSPEILDAVRHHHEYLDGSGYPDALCAGSISDIVRMLTISDIFAALIEHRHYKPTMSRAEAYGTLLGMQGKLEKALVIAFKEVALNR
- a CDS encoding PilZ domain-containing protein, producing the protein MRGSSRKASRVHFEHKHLVNIVGADGTWRRGCILLDASATGAKLEVEGSTDVLKAQEFFLVLSSTGLAFRRCELVWVNGAQVGVHFLTEKTRKRAVAIKQNNSAPTP
- a CDS encoding DUF3830 family protein, with the protein product MSKLVIRAGDFTFDARFEEQAAPKTVEAFRKALPFESHIIHVRWSGEAVWMPLGDLDFGVGYENHTSYPAPGQIILYPGGISETEILIAYGGVRFASKVGQLAGNHFITLTSGLENLATLGKSVLWNGALPIRFEEV
- the puuE gene encoding allantoinase PuuE; its protein translation is MSDINYPRDLRGYGRNPPHPQWPGNARVAVQFVVNFEEGGENNILHGDRASEAFLSDVLGAQPWPGQRHANIESMFEYGSRAGFWRLWRVFGERKWPTTVFGVATALKRNPEIVAAMKESDWDIASHSLKWIEHKDMTEAQERAEIVEAIRVHTEATGARPLGWYTGRSSINTNRLLMEEGGFLYLSDSYADDLPYWVNGANGKQLIIPYTLDANDMRFINPQGFSEGEQFFTYLKDAFDVLYAEGQTAPKMMSVGLHCRLAGRPGRAAGLIRFLDYIGKHERVWVPTRLQIAQHWHDKHAHLASDAFEIR
- the uraD gene encoding 2-oxo-4-hydroxy-4-carboxy-5-ureidoimidazoline decarboxylase, with the protein product MAQIPLADLNAASKADFVAALANVVEYSPWIAEQLAGKRPFAGINQLHAALMAAIQAAEPDVQLALIRAHPDLADKTQRAAGLTAESTGEQNSAGLDRLSAAEYAAFERVNNAYREKFGFPYIVCVRRYTRDSILRDFETRLRNIAKTETRRAIEEIGRISALRLDQLVVADDKLKVHGHLSTHVLDNHAGKPASGIAVELLELAALGESRVIARGVTNADGRTDPPLIGGRPLPIGRYELRFGIAKYYAERNVQLADPPFLDEIPLRFAISEPEGHYHVPLLVTPWSYSTYRGS